Proteins encoded in a region of the Mycobacterium branderi genome:
- the hadA gene encoding (3R)-hydroxyacyl-ACP dehydratase subunit HadA, translated as MSLGDKIVGKHYRYPDHYEVEREKIREYAVAVKNDHPAFFEEKAALELGYDGLVAPLTFISVFGYTAQAAFFEHANIATNDAQIVQVDQVLKFLKPIRVGDKLYCDVHVDSVRRAHGTDIIVTKNIVTNEAGEVVQETYTTLAGRAGEGEEGFSDATA; from the coding sequence GTGTCCTTGGGCGACAAGATCGTCGGGAAGCACTACCGCTACCCCGACCATTACGAAGTCGAGCGGGAGAAGATCCGGGAGTACGCAGTCGCCGTCAAAAACGACCACCCGGCGTTCTTCGAGGAAAAGGCGGCCCTGGAACTCGGCTACGACGGCCTGGTGGCGCCACTGACGTTCATCTCGGTGTTCGGCTACACCGCGCAGGCGGCATTCTTCGAGCACGCCAACATCGCGACCAACGACGCGCAGATCGTGCAGGTCGACCAGGTGCTGAAGTTCCTGAAACCGATCCGGGTCGGCGACAAGCTCTACTGCGACGTGCACGTGGACTCGGTGCGACGGGCGCACGGCACCGACATCATCGTGACCAAGAACATCGTCACCAACGAAGCAGGCGAAGTAGTACAGGAGACCTACACGACCCTGGCGGGTCGTGCCGGCGAAGGAGAAGAGGGTTTCAGCGATGCCACTGCGTGA
- the rpmG gene encoding 50S ribosomal protein L33 yields MASSTDVRPKITLACEVCKHRNYITKKNRRNDPDRLELKKFCPNCGKHQAHRETR; encoded by the coding sequence GTGGCCTCCAGTACCGACGTACGGCCGAAGATCACTTTGGCGTGCGAGGTGTGCAAGCACCGCAACTACATCACCAAGAAGAACCGCCGCAACGACCCCGACCGGCTGGAGCTGAAGAAATTCTGCCCCAACTGCGGCAAGCATCAGGCGCACCGCGAAACCCGTTAG
- the rplA gene encoding 50S ribosomal protein L1 produces MSKNSKAYRAAAEKVDRSRLYTPLEAAKLAKETSSTKQDATVEVAIRLGVDPRKADQMVRGTVNLPNGTGKTARVAVFAVGDKAAEAEAAGADIVGSDDLIEKIQGGFLDFDAAIATPDQMAKVGRIARVLGPRGLMPNPKTGTVTPDVAKAVSDIKGGKINFRVDKQANLHFVIGKASFDEKKLAENYGAAIDEVLRLKPSSSKGRYLKKVTVSTTTGPGIPVDPSITRNFTVE; encoded by the coding sequence ATGAGCAAGAACAGCAAGGCATATCGCGCCGCCGCCGAGAAGGTGGACCGGTCGCGGCTGTACACGCCGCTGGAGGCGGCCAAGCTGGCCAAGGAGACGTCGTCGACCAAGCAGGACGCGACGGTCGAGGTGGCCATCCGGCTGGGCGTCGACCCGCGCAAGGCGGACCAGATGGTCCGCGGCACCGTCAACCTGCCGAACGGCACCGGTAAGACCGCCCGAGTGGCGGTGTTCGCGGTGGGCGACAAGGCGGCGGAGGCCGAGGCCGCCGGCGCCGACATCGTCGGCAGCGACGACCTGATCGAGAAGATCCAGGGCGGTTTCCTGGACTTCGACGCCGCGATCGCCACGCCGGATCAGATGGCAAAGGTCGGTCGGATCGCCCGCGTGCTCGGGCCGCGTGGCCTGATGCCCAACCCGAAGACCGGCACCGTCACCCCCGACGTCGCCAAGGCCGTTTCCGACATCAAGGGCGGCAAGATCAACTTCCGGGTGGACAAGCAGGCCAACCTGCACTTCGTCATCGGCAAGGCGTCGTTCGACGAGAAGAAGCTGGCGGAGAACTACGGCGCGGCGATCGACGAGGTGCTGCGGCTCAAGCCCTCGTCGTCGAAGGGGCGCTACCTGAAGAAGGTCACCGTCTCGACGACCACCGGACCGGGCATTCCGGTCGACCCGTCGATCACCCGCAACTTCACTGTTGAGTAG
- the rplK gene encoding 50S ribosomal protein L11: MAPKKKVVGLIKLQIEAGQANPAPPVGPALGQHGVNIMEFCKAYNAATENQRGNVIPVEITVYEDRSFTFALKTPPAAKLLLKAAGVGKGSSEPHKNKVAKVTWDQVREIAETKKADLNANDIEAGAKIIAGTARSMGITVE; the protein is encoded by the coding sequence ATGGCCCCGAAGAAGAAGGTCGTCGGGCTGATCAAGCTCCAGATCGAGGCCGGGCAGGCCAACCCCGCGCCGCCGGTCGGTCCGGCGCTCGGCCAGCACGGCGTCAACATCATGGAGTTCTGCAAGGCCTACAACGCGGCGACGGAAAACCAGCGCGGCAACGTGATCCCGGTGGAGATCACGGTCTACGAGGACCGCAGCTTCACGTTCGCGCTGAAGACGCCGCCGGCCGCCAAGCTGCTTTTGAAGGCCGCGGGTGTGGGCAAGGGCTCCTCCGAGCCGCACAAGAACAAGGTCGCCAAGGTCACCTGGGACCAGGTCCGCGAGATCGCCGAGACCAAGAAGGCCGACCTGAACGCCAACGACATCGAGGCCGGCGCCAAGATCATCGCCGGCACCGCCCGATCGATGGGTATCACGGTCGAGTAA
- the mmaA4 gene encoding hydroxymycolate synthase MmaA4: protein MCGRKGDETLMPDKQISPVNTRTRFEDIQAHYDLSDDFFALFQDPTRTYSCAYFEPPDLTLEEAQLAKVDLNLDKLDLRPGMTLLDIGCGWGTTLKRAVEKYDVNVIGLTLSKNQHARAQQVLDSIDTTRSRQVLLRGWEDFSDPVDRIVSIEAFEHFGHENYDPFFKNCFNILPDDGRMTVQSSVSYHPYDLNARGKKITFETARFIKFIVTEIFPGGRLPSTGMMVEHGEKAGFIVPEPLSLRLHYVKTLHLWGDALEANKDKAIEIASEEVYERYMKYLRGCEHYFREDMLDCSLVTYLKPGAV from the coding sequence ATGTGCGGCAGGAAGGGCGACGAGACACTGATGCCTGACAAGCAGATCAGTCCCGTGAACACGCGGACGCGCTTCGAGGACATCCAGGCGCATTACGACCTGTCCGACGACTTCTTTGCGCTGTTCCAAGACCCCACCCGGACCTACAGCTGCGCCTACTTCGAGCCGCCCGACCTGACCCTCGAGGAAGCCCAGCTCGCCAAGGTCGACCTCAACCTGGACAAGCTGGACCTGCGGCCCGGCATGACGCTGCTGGACATCGGCTGCGGCTGGGGCACCACGCTGAAGCGCGCGGTCGAAAAATACGACGTCAACGTGATCGGCCTGACCCTGTCGAAGAACCAACACGCCCGCGCCCAGCAGGTGCTGGACAGCATCGATACCACTCGCTCGCGGCAGGTGTTGCTGCGCGGCTGGGAGGACTTCAGCGATCCCGTCGACCGGATCGTGTCGATCGAGGCGTTCGAGCACTTCGGCCACGAGAACTACGATCCGTTTTTCAAGAACTGCTTCAACATACTGCCCGACGACGGGCGGATGACCGTGCAGAGCAGCGTGAGCTACCACCCGTACGACCTCAATGCACGGGGCAAGAAGATCACCTTCGAGACGGCGCGATTCATCAAGTTCATCGTCACCGAGATCTTTCCCGGCGGGCGACTGCCGTCCACCGGCATGATGGTGGAGCACGGCGAGAAGGCCGGTTTCATTGTGCCCGAACCGCTTTCGCTGCGTCTGCACTACGTCAAGACGCTGCACCTGTGGGGCGACGCGCTCGAGGCCAACAAGGACAAGGCCATCGAGATCGCCTCCGAAGAGGTCTACGAGCGCTACATGAAGTACCTGCGCGGCTGCGAGCACTACTTCCGCGAGGACATGCTCGACTGCAGCCTGGTCACCTACCTCAAGCCGGGCGCCGTTTAG
- a CDS encoding ABC1 kinase family protein, whose amino-acid sequence MSSNNHRELAKLDRVPLPVEAARIGATGWQLTRTAARVVTKLPGRGPWQQKVIKQLPQTFSDLGPTYVKFGQIIASSPGAFGENLSREFRGLLDRVPPADPKEVHKLFVEELGADPKELFASFEDEPFASASIAQVHYATLHSGEEVVVKIQRPGIRRRVAADLQILKRFAQAVELAKLGRRLSAQDVVADFSDNLAEELDFRLEAQSMEAWVSHLHHSPLGRNIRVPQVYWNFTTEKVLTMERVHGIRIDNVAELRKAGFDGVELVKALIFSLFEGGLRHGLFHGDLHAGNLYVDADGKIVFFDFGIMGRIDPRTRWLLRELVYALLVKKDHAAAGKIVVLMGAVGTVKPEAQAAKDLEKFSTPLTMQTLGEMSYADIGRQLSALADAYDVKLPRELVLIGKQFLYVERYMKLLAPKWQMMSDPQLTGYFANFMVEVSREHQSDVEV is encoded by the coding sequence ATGAGTTCCAACAATCATCGCGAGCTCGCCAAGCTTGACCGGGTGCCGTTGCCGGTCGAAGCGGCCCGCATCGGCGCGACGGGTTGGCAGCTCACACGCACCGCCGCCCGCGTCGTCACGAAGCTCCCCGGCCGCGGCCCCTGGCAGCAGAAGGTGATCAAGCAGCTCCCCCAAACCTTCTCCGACCTGGGCCCCACCTACGTCAAGTTCGGGCAGATCATCGCCTCGAGCCCGGGCGCGTTCGGCGAAAACCTGTCGCGGGAATTCCGCGGGCTGCTCGACCGGGTGCCGCCGGCCGACCCGAAAGAGGTGCACAAACTCTTCGTCGAAGAACTCGGCGCGGACCCGAAAGAGCTGTTCGCCAGCTTTGAGGACGAGCCGTTCGCGTCGGCGTCCATCGCCCAGGTGCACTACGCGACCCTGCACAGCGGCGAGGAGGTCGTCGTCAAGATCCAGCGGCCCGGGATTCGCCGCCGGGTCGCCGCCGACCTGCAGATCCTCAAACGCTTCGCCCAAGCCGTCGAACTGGCCAAGCTGGGCCGGCGACTCTCCGCCCAGGACGTCGTCGCCGACTTCTCCGACAACCTCGCCGAGGAGCTGGACTTCCGCCTCGAGGCGCAGTCCATGGAGGCCTGGGTCTCGCACCTGCACCACTCCCCGCTCGGCCGCAACATCCGGGTGCCGCAGGTGTACTGGAACTTCACCACCGAGAAGGTGCTGACGATGGAGCGGGTGCACGGCATTCGCATCGACAACGTCGCCGAGCTCCGCAAGGCCGGGTTCGACGGTGTCGAGCTGGTCAAAGCGCTGATCTTCAGCCTGTTCGAGGGCGGGCTGCGGCACGGCCTGTTCCACGGCGACCTGCACGCCGGCAACCTCTACGTCGACGCTGACGGCAAGATCGTGTTCTTCGACTTCGGGATCATGGGCCGCATCGACCCGCGCACCCGCTGGCTGCTGCGCGAGCTGGTGTACGCGCTGCTGGTCAAAAAGGACCACGCGGCGGCGGGCAAGATCGTGGTCCTGATGGGCGCCGTGGGAACGGTCAAGCCCGAGGCGCAGGCCGCCAAGGACCTGGAGAAGTTCTCCACCCCGCTGACCATGCAGACGCTGGGTGAGATGTCGTACGCGGACATCGGCCGGCAGCTCTCCGCGCTGGCCGACGCCTACGACGTCAAGCTGCCCCGCGAGCTGGTGCTGATCGGCAAGCAGTTCCTCTACGTGGAGCGGTACATGAAGCTGCTGGCGCCGAAATGGCAGATGATGTCCGATCCGCAGCTCACCGGCTACTTCGCCAACTTCATGGTCGAGGTCAGCCGCGAACACCAAAGCGACGTGGAGGTCTAG
- a CDS encoding RNA polymerase sigma factor yields MANLDGVFRQEWGPTVAALARWSGDLTVAEDAVQEACAEALRAWPRDGMPDNPGAWLLTVARNRARDRLRRESIRPGKELAAVMDEIVARTDRAEPHPVRDDELRMMFTCAHPALDRVSQLALTLRLVSGLTVAEIARALLQTEAAVGQRITRAKNKVRHANIPLRVPPAELLPQRVPHVLGCIYSVFTEGYWSTAGPSAIRDELCDEGVRLAGELCELMPSEREAQALAALVLLHDSRRSTRVDAAGALVPLDEQDRSRWDRGRIARGLDRLRRAEGSSGPYLPQAVIAAVHATAPSWEQTDWTTICTAYDRLLAIADSPVTRANRALAVGFRDGYAAGLAALDAVADDPRLARSALVPSIRADLLRRDGRPAEAATWYRKALTYTGSEPARAFLQRRIAELSAPSVNLTTRHAGRPSPDSHSAETTQQ; encoded by the coding sequence ATGGCCAACCTGGACGGCGTCTTCCGGCAGGAATGGGGCCCGACCGTGGCGGCGCTGGCCCGCTGGTCGGGCGACCTGACCGTCGCCGAAGACGCCGTCCAGGAAGCCTGCGCCGAGGCGCTGCGGGCCTGGCCCCGCGACGGCATGCCCGACAACCCGGGCGCCTGGCTGCTGACGGTGGCGCGCAACCGCGCCCGCGATCGGCTGCGCCGCGAATCCATCCGTCCCGGAAAAGAATTGGCTGCAGTGATGGACGAGATCGTGGCACGCACCGACCGCGCCGAACCTCACCCGGTTCGCGACGACGAGCTGCGGATGATGTTCACCTGCGCCCACCCTGCACTCGACCGGGTCTCGCAGCTGGCGCTGACGCTGCGGCTGGTGTCGGGGCTCACCGTCGCGGAGATCGCCCGCGCGCTCCTGCAGACCGAGGCCGCGGTCGGTCAGCGAATCACCCGCGCCAAGAACAAGGTTCGGCACGCCAACATTCCGCTGCGGGTGCCGCCGGCCGAGCTGCTGCCCCAGCGGGTGCCGCATGTGCTGGGCTGCATCTACTCGGTGTTCACCGAAGGATACTGGTCGACGGCGGGACCGTCGGCGATCCGTGACGAGCTGTGCGACGAGGGCGTCCGGCTGGCCGGCGAGCTGTGTGAGCTGATGCCTTCGGAGCGCGAAGCCCAAGCACTGGCAGCCCTTGTGCTGCTTCATGATTCGCGGCGGTCCACTCGCGTCGACGCTGCCGGGGCGCTGGTCCCGCTGGACGAGCAGGACCGCAGCCGGTGGGATCGCGGCCGCATTGCCCGCGGCCTGGACCGGCTGCGGCGGGCGGAGGGATCGAGCGGGCCGTATCTGCCTCAGGCGGTGATCGCGGCCGTGCATGCGACGGCGCCGAGCTGGGAGCAGACCGACTGGACGACGATCTGCACCGCCTACGACCGGCTGCTGGCCATCGCCGACTCGCCGGTAACACGTGCGAATCGTGCTCTGGCCGTGGGCTTTCGCGACGGCTATGCTGCCGGCTTGGCCGCGCTGGACGCCGTGGCCGACGACCCGCGGCTGGCCCGAAGCGCGCTGGTGCCGTCGATCCGCGCGGATCTGTTGCGCCGTGACGGCCGGCCCGCCGAGGCGGCTACCTGGTATCGAAAGGCGTTGACCTACACCGGCTCCGAGCCGGCCCGGGCGTTCCTACAGCGCCGCATCGCCGAACTTTCTGCCCCGAGTGTGAACCTCACGACGCGACACGCCGGCCGGCCGTCGCCGGATTCACACTCGGCAGAGACTACTCAACAGTGA
- the hadC gene encoding (3R)-hydroxyacyl-ACP dehydratase subunit HadC: MAIKTDIRGMVWEYPDTYVVSREKIREFAKAIKADDPACLDDKAAAELGYGGLVAPLTFATIFAKLVQSDFMRSVDTGYETMNIVQVDQKFIYHKPILDGEVLHARMEIQSVDERFGADIVVTRNICTNDAGEVVLEAYTTMMGTEATDSVALKWDMESGQVVRTA, from the coding sequence ATGGCGATCAAGACCGACATCCGCGGCATGGTGTGGGAGTATCCCGACACCTACGTGGTCAGTCGAGAGAAGATCCGGGAATTCGCTAAAGCGATCAAGGCCGACGACCCGGCCTGCCTGGACGACAAGGCGGCCGCCGAACTGGGCTATGGCGGACTGGTCGCGCCGCTGACGTTCGCGACGATCTTCGCCAAGCTGGTCCAGAGCGACTTCATGCGCAGCGTCGATACCGGGTACGAGACGATGAACATTGTCCAGGTCGACCAGAAGTTCATCTATCACAAGCCGATTCTGGACGGCGAGGTGCTGCACGCCCGGATGGAGATCCAGTCCGTCGACGAGCGGTTCGGCGCCGACATCGTGGTCACCAGGAACATCTGTACCAACGACGCCGGCGAGGTGGTGTTGGAGGCCTACACCACGATGATGGGCACCGAGGCCACCGACTCGGTTGCGCTCAAGTGGGACATGGAGTCCGGGCAGGTCGTCAGGACCGCGTGA
- the nusG gene encoding transcription termination/antitermination protein NusG has product MTTFEGDTPTGETVDVEETSPEAAAPEEPAEEVDPAAALKAELRTKPGDWYVIHSYAGYENKVKANLETRVQNLDVGDYIFQVEVPTEEVTEIKNGQRKQVNRKVLPGYILVRMDLTDESWAAVRNTPGVTGFVGATSRPSPLSLDDVVKFLLPQGAAKKPAKGAAAAAAPAEGGLERAPVEVDYEVGESVTVMDGPFATLPASISEVNAEQQKLKVLVSIFGRETPVELTFNQVSKI; this is encoded by the coding sequence GTGACTACCTTCGAGGGCGATACGCCCACGGGTGAAACGGTCGACGTAGAGGAGACCAGCCCGGAGGCCGCTGCCCCTGAAGAGCCGGCCGAAGAGGTCGACCCCGCCGCTGCGCTGAAAGCGGAGCTGCGCACCAAGCCCGGCGACTGGTACGTCATCCACTCCTACGCCGGCTACGAGAACAAGGTCAAAGCCAACCTCGAGACCCGTGTGCAGAACCTGGATGTCGGCGACTACATCTTCCAGGTGGAAGTGCCCACCGAAGAGGTCACCGAGATCAAGAACGGCCAGCGCAAGCAGGTCAACCGCAAGGTGCTGCCGGGCTACATCCTGGTGCGCATGGACCTGACCGACGAGTCGTGGGCCGCGGTGCGCAACACCCCGGGCGTGACCGGATTCGTCGGAGCCACGTCGCGCCCGTCGCCGCTGTCGCTGGACGACGTGGTGAAGTTCCTGCTGCCGCAGGGCGCGGCGAAGAAACCCGCCAAGGGTGCGGCGGCCGCGGCCGCTCCGGCCGAGGGCGGGCTGGAACGGGCTCCGGTCGAGGTCGACTACGAAGTCGGCGAATCGGTCACCGTCATGGACGGGCCGTTCGCTACGCTGCCGGCCTCGATCAGCGAGGTCAACGCCGAACAACAGAAGCTCAAGGTGCTGGTGTCCATCTTCGGCCGCGAAACACCTGTCGAACTGACCTTTAACCAGGTCTCCAAGATCTAA
- a CDS encoding YciI family protein, with protein sequence MQYLALLMSKERQYTPDEQAAMMTAFENFHAKSASAIRAGDALTPQATGVRISGGPDAPVVTDGPFAEGAEVACGYYVFEAENLDEALALARDVPVAAHGAIEVRPTYHTFDPDWSLSGAGWLALLLEPPGSVNTPGTPEWEAEAARHGEFAASAGDHIVGGAALHEPATATTVRVRDGEVLLTDGPFPESAEIATGFYLLSAADRDEAVKLASMIPASTVELRQLAGVSHL encoded by the coding sequence ATGCAGTACTTGGCCCTGTTGATGAGCAAGGAGCGGCAGTACACGCCCGACGAGCAGGCCGCGATGATGACGGCGTTCGAGAACTTCCACGCCAAATCGGCCTCGGCAATCCGGGCGGGTGATGCGTTGACGCCGCAGGCGACCGGGGTGCGCATCAGCGGCGGCCCGGACGCCCCGGTTGTCACCGACGGCCCGTTCGCCGAAGGCGCCGAAGTCGCCTGCGGCTACTACGTGTTCGAAGCTGAGAACCTCGACGAGGCGCTGGCGCTCGCCCGCGACGTCCCGGTCGCTGCGCACGGCGCGATCGAAGTCCGGCCCACCTACCACACGTTCGACCCGGATTGGTCACTCTCCGGCGCGGGGTGGCTGGCGCTCCTCCTCGAGCCGCCGGGATCGGTCAACACACCCGGAACGCCCGAGTGGGAGGCCGAGGCGGCCCGACACGGCGAATTCGCTGCCAGCGCAGGCGATCACATCGTCGGCGGAGCCGCGCTGCATGAGCCGGCGACGGCGACGACGGTTCGGGTCCGCGACGGCGAGGTGCTGTTGACCGACGGTCCGTTCCCGGAAAGCGCCGAGATCGCCACCGGCTTCTACCTGCTTTCGGCCGCCGACCGCGACGAGGCCGTCAAGCTGGCGTCGATGATTCCCGCCTCGACCGTGGAGCTGCGCCAGCTGGCGGGAGTCTCCCACCTGTAG
- the secE gene encoding preprotein translocase subunit SecE — translation MSDERDVADAADANETEGQRGGRTAVVTRPQRPTGKRSRQRAEAEETSGAIELTGDEADKTKKAKKAKKAGESRGPNPFVYVYNYLKQVVAELRKVIWPNRKQMITYTSVVLAFLVFMVALIGLTDFGLAKLVMLAFGNR, via the coding sequence GTGAGCGACGAGCGCGACGTTGCCGACGCAGCCGACGCCAACGAGACCGAGGGACAGCGCGGCGGGCGGACGGCTGTGGTGACGCGACCGCAACGCCCCACCGGCAAGCGGTCCCGTCAGCGTGCGGAGGCCGAGGAGACCTCGGGGGCGATCGAGCTCACCGGGGACGAGGCCGACAAGACCAAGAAGGCGAAGAAGGCCAAGAAGGCCGGGGAGTCGCGAGGCCCCAACCCGTTCGTCTACGTCTACAACTACCTGAAGCAGGTCGTCGCCGAGCTGCGCAAGGTGATCTGGCCGAACCGCAAGCAGATGATCACCTACACCTCGGTGGTGCTGGCGTTCCTGGTTTTCATGGTGGCGCTGATCGGGCTGACCGACTTCGGCCTGGCCAAGCTGGTGATGCTCGCGTTCGGCAATCGCTGA
- the hadB gene encoding (3R)-hydroxyacyl-ACP dehydratase subunit HadB produces the protein MPLREFDSVKVGDQLPEKVYPLTRQDLVNYAGVSGDLNPIHWDDEIAKAVGLDTAIAHGMLTMGLGGGYVTSWVGDPGAVTEYNVRFTAVVPVPNDGKGAEIVFGGKVKSLDPDSKTVTIALTATTGGKKIFGRAIASAKLA, from the coding sequence ATGCCACTGCGTGAGTTCGATTCGGTCAAGGTGGGTGACCAGCTTCCCGAGAAGGTCTACCCGCTGACCCGCCAGGATCTGGTGAACTATGCCGGCGTCTCGGGCGACCTCAACCCGATTCACTGGGACGACGAGATCGCCAAGGCGGTGGGTCTGGACACCGCTATTGCGCACGGCATGCTGACCATGGGCCTGGGCGGCGGCTACGTCACCTCATGGGTCGGCGACCCCGGGGCGGTGACCGAGTACAACGTGCGGTTCACCGCCGTGGTGCCGGTGCCCAACGACGGCAAGGGCGCCGAGATCGTGTTCGGCGGCAAGGTGAAGTCGCTCGATCCCGACAGCAAGACGGTGACGATCGCGTTGACGGCCACTACCGGCGGCAAGAAGATCTTCGGCCGCGCGATCGCGTCAGCGAAGTTGGCCTAG
- a CDS encoding alpha/beta fold hydrolase, giving the protein MQVRKGTARSADVDLYYEDMGDPNDPAVLLIMGLGAQLLLWRTAFCEKLVAEGYRVIRYDNRDVGLSTKTERVKSGPKLPRMIRFWLGLPGNAPYRLEDMADDAVAVLDHLGIERAHVVGASMGGMIAQIVAARYSARTRSLAVIFSSNNRRFLPPPAPRALFAVIQGPPPNSPRDVIVDNAVRVTRIIGSPAYPAPEQRIREEAIEGYERSYFPWGIARHFNAVLASGSLVRYDRQITAPTVVIHGLADKLMRPSGGRAVARAIRGARLVTFDGMGHELPEQLWDPVIGELTKTFAEG; this is encoded by the coding sequence GTGCAGGTCCGCAAAGGCACCGCCCGGTCCGCCGATGTGGACCTCTACTACGAGGACATGGGCGACCCGAACGACCCGGCTGTCCTGCTGATCATGGGCCTGGGCGCGCAGCTGCTGCTGTGGCGCACGGCGTTCTGCGAGAAACTCGTCGCCGAGGGCTACCGCGTCATCCGCTACGACAACCGCGACGTCGGCCTGTCCACCAAGACCGAGCGCGTCAAGTCCGGCCCCAAGCTTCCCCGGATGATCCGGTTCTGGCTGGGCCTGCCCGGCAACGCGCCCTACCGGCTCGAGGACATGGCCGACGACGCCGTCGCCGTCCTCGACCACCTGGGCATCGAGCGCGCCCACGTCGTCGGCGCCTCGATGGGCGGGATGATCGCCCAGATCGTCGCCGCCCGATACAGCGCAAGAACCCGGTCACTGGCGGTGATCTTCTCCAGCAACAACCGCCGCTTCTTGCCGCCGCCGGCGCCGCGCGCGCTCTTCGCCGTCATCCAGGGCCCGCCGCCGAACTCGCCGCGCGACGTCATCGTCGACAACGCCGTGCGGGTCACCCGGATCATCGGTAGCCCCGCCTACCCGGCGCCCGAGCAGCGGATCCGCGAGGAAGCCATCGAAGGCTACGAGCGTAGCTACTTCCCGTGGGGGATCGCCCGGCATTTCAACGCAGTTCTGGCCAGCGGCAGCCTGGTCCGCTACGACCGGCAGATCACCGCGCCCACCGTGGTCATCCACGGCCTGGCCGACAAGCTGATGCGGCCTTCCGGCGGGCGCGCGGTGGCGCGGGCCATCCGCGGCGCGCGCTTGGTGACCTTCGACGGCATGGGCCACGAGCTGCCCGAGCAGCTGTGGGACCCGGTGATCGGCGAGCTCACGAAAACTTTCGCCGAGGGTTGA
- a CDS encoding cyclopropane mycolic acid synthase family methyltransferase has product MAQKLKPHFKDVQAHYDLSDEFFALFLDPSRTYSCAYFERDDMTLEEAQLAKIDLALGKLGLQPGMTLLDVGCGWGATMRRAIEKYDVNVVGLTLSKNQVAHVQKTFDEMDTSRSRRVLLQGWEQWDEPVDRIVSIGAFEHFGHERYDDFFKMAHNVLPDDGVMLLHTITGLTGPQCIERGVPLTFEMARFIKFMVTEIFPGGRLPSIEMVEERSAKAGFTLTRRQSLQPHYARTLDLWAAALEANKDKAIEIQSEEVYDRYMRYLTGCANGFRIGYIDVNQFTLAK; this is encoded by the coding sequence ATGGCGCAAAAACTAAAACCCCATTTCAAAGACGTGCAGGCCCACTACGACCTGTCCGACGAGTTCTTCGCCCTGTTCTTGGACCCCAGTCGCACGTATAGCTGCGCCTACTTCGAGCGTGACGACATGACGCTGGAAGAGGCGCAGCTCGCCAAGATCGACCTGGCGCTGGGCAAGCTGGGGCTGCAGCCCGGGATGACGCTGCTCGACGTCGGCTGCGGCTGGGGCGCCACCATGCGCCGCGCGATCGAAAAATACGACGTCAACGTCGTCGGCCTGACCCTGTCGAAAAACCAGGTCGCCCACGTGCAGAAGACGTTCGACGAGATGGACACCTCACGCAGCCGGCGGGTGCTGCTGCAGGGCTGGGAACAGTGGGACGAGCCCGTCGACCGGATCGTGTCCATCGGCGCCTTCGAGCACTTCGGCCACGAACGCTACGACGACTTCTTCAAGATGGCCCACAACGTCCTGCCCGACGACGGGGTCATGTTGCTACACACCATCACCGGGCTGACCGGGCCGCAGTGCATCGAGCGCGGCGTCCCGCTGACCTTTGAGATGGCCCGCTTCATCAAGTTCATGGTCACCGAGATCTTCCCGGGCGGCCGGTTGCCGTCGATCGAGATGGTCGAGGAGCGCTCCGCCAAGGCCGGATTCACCCTGACCCGCCGCCAGTCGCTGCAGCCGCACTACGCCCGAACCCTCGATTTGTGGGCGGCGGCGCTGGAGGCCAACAAGGACAAAGCCATCGAGATCCAGTCCGAAGAGGTCTACGACCGATACATGCGCTACTTGACCGGCTGCGCCAACGGATTCCGGATCGGCTACATCGACGTCAACCAATTCACCCTGGCAAAGTAG